The Zea mays cultivar B73 chromosome 7, Zm-B73-REFERENCE-NAM-5.0, whole genome shotgun sequence DNA segment tgagtgtcttagacactcggcaaagaacacgatTCCGATAATGAACTAGTGATGACGGGAGGTAAGGATAGAGACTTGGCCAAATagcgggagagagagagtctaGAAACGGTGGACGTTGGCTGCCAGAAGCCGACCGACAGTGTCCACTCGATTACGAATCCTACCGCTTATAAGAGCTGCAAAGACTTCGCACCGCACTTAAATATATAGAAATTGTATATCTAAATATACGTAGTATCTAAATAAATAGTAAAAACTTATAtaaaaatcaaattgattttgtgcCTATGTGCACTCACTACACGACGATTAAGTTTTAACGACACTTATTAGATAGTAACTATTGATTGCTAAAAGTTATGTACTAATAGTTGGTCACTAAATACGTTTGTATTCGCAATCTGTTGGTCACTAAAACTGTATAAATGTAACGAATTATGGTGGGTCACTATAGAAGCAAGTGGACATCCAATAATTAGACTTACTCCAACAAAGGCCATGCAAATCGAGCAGCCATTCAAGCCTTTGACTAGCGTCTCTGGTTTGTCTGTCCAGGTATATGGCACACGCTTTCAACGGCACAGGCAAAAAGGCAATAGTAGTATAGTCCAACAAATGAAGCAGATGGTGGGGTCATATTCTCAGACACAGAAAAAGGAAATGGCTGCCAGCCACACTACAAACTATTATAGCTTTCCTCTCTCTTTCAATCCTTTTTGTGTGTCTCGTTTGGCTGTCTTGTTGGAAGGTGTTTTGTACTGCTACAGTAGCTCGTGAACAACTATTTTGGCTTTGCATGTCCATTTAGCTGCCCTGTTGGAGTCAGTCTTAGTCGCTAAAAAAACTAGGCCCATATGGTTAGGGTTGGCCCAACAGCTGGCTATCAATCCTGCCCCCTCCCTATCTCCCATCCAATATGTGCGCGACTTAGACCGTCTTCAACGGTGTTCCCTCCCCTTGCCCTGTATGCCTTTAGCGTCGCTCTTGGACTTCAGCGTTCGACGCTAAATACTCCTATATGCGATACAGTAGTAGGGTGGAGCAGAGAAGTTCACCAGATCGAGGGGCACGCTAGTCCGCCTCCTTATCTCAAAGTTGGTGAGCGCCAGTATTTGCTAGTTGAAAGAAAAATGGTAATAAATGATGAAAATATATAGAAAATGTTATTTTATGGTTTTAGTGAGATATAGAGGTTTgatatagggggaaccgctgtacaGCGTGGAGATATATGAGGGAAGAGAAAACTAACGTGGTATATGAGTGGGATATAGAGGGAGAAATTTAGTGGGAACCGCTGAACACATTCTTAGCACGACGACACGACTCTCTGACTGGCGGCGCACGCAGGTCTTCTGCAGTTGAGTGCAGTGGCTCCCCCTTCTCCCCTCACCCCTTGTCTCGATTTAGGGGTCGCTAGTAGCCATCGCCTTCTCTCTCTGTCGCGCGCTCGTGCTGAAGTCGGAAGACTTCGCTTCCTGGCAGTGGATGTAGGCGACGATGGAGAGACTCCGCAAGCTTTGAGCCACCACGGAGGTCGTCCTGTCCCGGCCCTTGCTCCAAAGGTGCTGGCATGCTTCAGGCTCCTGCTCCGACCGATTGGAGAGCGGAGGGATCCGTCCAGGCGGATTTGAAGAGCGGCGGTACAGATTGAAAAAGCTTTAGTTCTTTTGTGAATGATTTTATAAAATGTTTGTAAATACATGTACAAAATACGATAACATGTGTGGCCTGTGTTAGTGATGTAGCTCTGAATAATATAAGTGTGGTGCTTTTGTAAATATGGCCCTATGATTGTGAAATACTAATTAATTGTGTATATGATTATGTGTATAAAAAATCTATGGTTTATGGCGCTTTGTATGTATCATTAATTGTATATTATTAATAATAACGGTAAATATGGTAACTTTCTGTTTGTTGGTAAATGTATAGTATAATAATTAGCAACGGACGATCCTCACTAaacagatgtcggtcgctaaagcctttagtgaCCACACTTACAGCGACCGTCTTTATATGTCGCTAAAAGTCTTTAGTTACTAACCTAAGTCGCTAAAGGCGCTTTTAGCATTCAACTGTGAGTCGGTGTAAATCAACCTTCATGTAGTGACTAAACTAGTCTTGTGCAAAGAGTAGCATCTGAATAAATCAGGGATTGAAGATTGATTCCTACTAATAATATTATATAGACAAGAGAAGTCTCAGCAAAGTTTAACTCGAACTCCATTTCTTAGACATAGATATACGTCTGAACATTCTCCAAAATCAATTAACACACAGGGGATATAGCACCACCAGTCGATACAGACAGCACAGGCACAGGACAGGACACAGGCGAGACGATCGATACGATGGATTCCGATCAGGCCCTCTTGACGGGGTCGAAGTTGGAGACGGCGACGACGGCGCCGACAATACCAACGAGCACGACCCCACCGGACACGATGCTGAGGAGGAAGTTCTTGAGCGACGGCGTGAGCCCGCCGGACTGCGCGGCCTCCGCGACGTCCGGCAGCACCAGCGCGGCCGCCAGGGCCGCCGCGGTCAGCCCGGCCGCAGCCTTCTCCTTGATGGACGTGGACGAGGGCGACGCCGACGCCCGCACggccgtcgtcgtcatcctcgccgCCCTCGGCTGCAGGGGCCGGAGCGACGACACGCCGAGCGGCTTCCTGAGCCCGGGCACCGACAGCGGCGCCCCGACGGCTGATAGAGACGCGGTGGCGGCCATGGCGACACGGTAACGGTATTCGATCGAGCGCGCTTGCTAGCTGGCGTGTTCTTGGCGCGGGGGAGCTAGGTGGAGAAGGACTGCAGGAGTGGGGATGGTTGGCGAGGAGAAAGATAAAGATAAAGTAGGTTGGGTGGACAGGGAGGAGCTTGTGCGACGCGCCATGTCAGCGTGGGAGTCCGACGTGGGGCGCTGTGGTCGCGCCATTGCAGGATAAGGCTTATCTTGAGAGCTGCGGCTCCGTGGCTCTGGTGTACTCGTGTGTGAGGTTTAGATTTTGCTTGGTCGTTCTCTTTCATGCGCGCGTCGTCCTTGTAGTAACTTTGGAAAAGGATAGCCGGGCAGGGTAGGCCAGGGAGAAAGCATTCTGAAGGTTTCTTTGCTATTCGTTAGCCAACTACTTCGATCGGTAAGCGTGCTTGGCTGCGCGAGCTTCTGTCATGAGTGTGATCGTGGACCATGTAaggaggtgtttggtttctagggactaatgtttagttccttcattttattcctttttagtctataaattgctaaatatagaaactaaaacaaagttttagtttctatatttagcaattttagaattaaaatggaataaaatatagggactaaacattagtccctagaaccaaacaccccctaagtagaCTTTAGAACGAGAATGGGAATAGATTGAGCGGACCATACATTGTACTCTCTCTGTTAGTTGAAGTTAAGTTTTCTAGACTAGCACGGTCACACACTACAGAAATTCactttattcccgtcggtttcaggccgacgggcgtcccttgtcggagataaggttatccccgtcggcggctgacgggaataattaattcccgtcggctagataGTGGCCGACGAGAATTACGGCTAATTCCCGTCAGTTctgctggccgacgggagttattaattaattcccgtcggccctgcgtggccgacgggagttagtaattaattcccgtcggttcgaccatagccgacgggaattaactgggccgacgagaaatactctatactgctacaaaaaaagcactaaattatgtcactatttctgcacacataacatatatcaaacataatcacatataacagccacattacaaacacatatagagatacgacatccacaaacacatgcatttagacataaacacttgcatttataattaaaacatccaccaacgtgtacgacatagtattcaaacatagcatccaccaacatcaaacaacgagtacgacatagtattgaaacataacatccaccaacgagtacgacatttcaaacataagtttaagtgtttagagataaccaccacttgggtggttagagctttgaccgctgccgccttcaccaccaggaggagggaacgcgaagagcgagtcaacgaatccagtccctactgctggatcagacccactgccacccgcttcaggcgtaacctatgcaagttagcaaatatcaacacgttaaatgcaaatatcaaaaagtatacaagtgtataaattaatggagagttatcaaacgtaccctatctccaggtgcaggtatatgtgtcggaggggtggtgaactgtggtggtggaactggtgtgtttgcaaattggctccattgtggtggcggtggaaaatttgatgtcatgccctgttgctgcattaactgttaaacacatatgtgttactactgaagatgttgtattgaaatataataatttagagttcggattatgtgtactcacttgatacatcgcttgattatgagcattgcaagcctccataaattcgcgttgttgtctcatctcttcacgcatcctcataatctccaactcctgctcgttcggtcgacgagagcatgagctacgggaagatgaacccatcctctgagatctcaccgacgacgagtcaatgaatccgtcgaagagtgcgtatctataagtgattcaaaaaatgttattactgcataatcaatttagtgtcaaccata contains these protein-coding regions:
- the LOC100281930 gene encoding ultraviolet-B-repressible protein, with translation MAATASLSAVGAPLSVPGLRKPLGVSSLRPLQPRAARMTTTAVRASASPSSTSIKEKAAAGLTAAALAAALVLPDVAEAAQSGGLTPSLKNFLLSIVSGGVVLVGIVGAVVAVSNFDPVKRA